In Piliocolobus tephrosceles isolate RC106 unplaced genomic scaffold, ASM277652v3 unscaffolded_34237, whole genome shotgun sequence, the DNA window ggctgcagctgctcaGTCACCTCCTGGCACTCAAGTGCATCAGTTCATTGACCTCATGCCAGTGGTGGGGCAGCCCTAATGCACAGGTCTGAAAAATGCTCAGGTGTACCTGCAGTGtgtgagaggaaggaggctggcGAAGGTAGGTGTGGCCACCTCGCCAGGTGTGGGTCTTGAGGGAACTTCTGCTCCTTTCAGGTGGCACAGAATGTGGTCCTGTACACAGGCGACTCCAATCTGGGGCTGGAGCTGTTTGAGGCAGCTGGAGACATCTTCTTCAACGAGGCCTGGGAGCAGGAGAAAGCCATGTCCTTCTACCGGGTGAGCTGGCCTGTGGGCTGATGTATGTGGGCCTCAGGGGGTcacctggagggctgaggcacaggtgtggcagggcagaggcctcCCACCTGGAGGCAGGGCCACCCATGCACATGCTTAGTTTCCCAGTGGTCTCACCGGGAATGATATTGACTGTGCCCCTGCCCGGGACAAACGCTTGGGGCCTGGACGTGGCAATGGCCCTATACTTGCCTAGTGGTCTCACCAGGAATGATATTGACTGTGCCCCCTACCCGGGACAAACTCTTGGGTCTGGACATGACAGTGACTCTACCCTTGCACCTGATGATCTCAAGCAACCATGAGTGGGAAGTCCTGTCcccatcttccagatgaggaagctgaggctcagagaagcacagGGACATGTCAAAGGACACACAGCATGTCACTGGGAGGCCCAGGGCCAGGGCCCAAGTCTGCCTGCACCCCAAAGCGGGGACAGCTTCTCCTTTCCTCTGAGCTCACGGTATGGCTCAGCCCTGGGCACAGATAAATGTGGTGTTTTTAGAGCAGAGAGGAGTGCTGGCTCCCCCTAGTCAGACCCCTGGTGCCCAGGTGGGAGAGGCGCCTGGTCTGAGGCTGCCGGGTGTAGCTACATGGGCCTCAGGTGACTCTTCAACCCCCAACTTGGGTGTCTGAACCGTGCGttatcccagagcacagagctctGTGGAGGTGCAAGGGTAACTGGGGCGTGGGATGCTCCAAGCACATGTTTGAGCTCTGAGGAAGGCGCTGGGCAAGGTGGGTGCTGCGGGAAGCCTGACCCCACCTGCCTGTGTGGTAGGACCAGGCCCTGCCCCTGGAAGTGACTATGGGCAACCGCAAGGTGGAGCCGCAGCTGCAGCTGTGCAACAAGCTGGTGGCACTGCTGGCCATGCtggaggagccccaggagggctTGGAGGTTGCCCACATTGCCCTAGCACTCAGCATCACTCTGGGTAAGTCCCCTGAGCCCCCATCCTGCCAGGATCCACACTTTGCCAGAGCCCAGCCTCCAGGTCTGTAGGGCAGGAGCTGAAACAGCTGCTGGATTTTCCTGGTCTcctgtccaggcaggcagatctgcccagctggcttccccgTCCGGCCGTGCGGCACAGCCCGAGGTCTCTCACGCAgtgctgagctctgcttcctctgtctcttccgGCTGTGACCACAAGGGCCACCCAGTGTGCCCTCTACCTTCCAGACATGCCAGGCATCTCGGTCCCTGTATGTGCCAGGCTGAGTGGCACATTCCCTTTGTCTTGTGCCTTTCCCACCCTCATCAATCACACGGCTCTCTGGCTGATGAAATCCCAGTTCCCCTTCCAGCAGCCTGCCCCTTAAGGCCGGGCATCCCC includes these proteins:
- the LOC113222749 gene encoding SH3 domain and tetratricopeptide repeat-containing protein 1-like isoform X2 produces the protein MCGPELRQGCGNAERNQVAQNVVLYTGDSNLGLELFEAAGDIFFNEAWEQEKAMSFYRALPLEVTMGNRKVEPQLQLCNKLVALLAMLEEPQEGLEVAHIALALSITLGDWLNEPVAYHRLAALHHLLGHGKLAEHFYLKAL
- the LOC113222749 gene encoding SH3 domain and tetratricopeptide repeat-containing protein 1-like isoform X1, which encodes MCGPELRQGCGNAERNQVAQNVVLYTGDSNLGLELFEAAGDIFFNEAWEQEKAMSFYRDQALPLEVTMGNRKVEPQLQLCNKLVALLAMLEEPQEGLEVAHIALALSITLGDWLNEPVAYHRLAALHHLLGHGKLAEHFYLKAL